Below is a genomic region from Staphylococcus carnosus.
TTGTTGCACTAGATTTCCGAATGACTTCAACGCCGCTTAAAGCAGATATCGTTTTACCTGCTGCGACATGGTATGAAAAACATGACTTATCATCAACAGACATGCATCCATTCGTACATCCATTCAATCCAGCAATTGATCCATTATGGGAGTCTCGTTCTGACTGGGATATTTTCAAATCATTGAGTCAGACAGTATCTGAAATGGCAAAAGTTTATATGCCAGGTACTTACAAAGATGTGGTGACATCACCATTAGCACATGATTCAAAACAAGAAATTGCCACACCTTACGGCAAAGTGAAAGACTGGACAAAAGGTGAAGTTGAAGCGATTCCTGGAAAAACAATGCCGGGCTTTGCAGTAGTAGATCGTGATTATACCCTTATTTATGACAAATATGTCACTGCTGGACCTTTATTAGAAACAGCAAAATTAGGTGCACATGGTGTCAGCTTCCCAGTTAAAAAACAATATGAAGAAGCAAAAGATATTGTAGGTACTTGGAGTGACGGCACAATTAAAGATGGTCGTCCAAGAATTGATACTGCAAGACGTGCAGCAGATGTTGTTTTAAATATTTCTTCAGCAACAAACGGTGAGTTATCTCAAGCGTCTTATAAAGATTTAGAAGAAAAAACTGGAATGCCTTTAACAGATATTTCGAGTGACCGAAGTGCTGAAAAAATTACGTTTATGAATATAACATCTCAACCACGGGAGGTTATTCCGACAGCAGTATTCTCAGGTTCAAACAAAGGGAACAAACGTTATTCACCATTTACAACAAATATTGAACGTCTCGTACCATTCCGTACATTAACAGGACGTCAAAGTTATTATTTAGATCATGAAATCTTCCAGCAATTCGGTGAAAGCTTGCCGGTATACAAACCAACTTTACCGCCAATGGTATTTGGTACAAAAGATAAACAAGTTATCGGCGGACAAGACAATTTAGTTTTAAGATATTTAACACCGCATGGTAAATGGAATATCCACTCTACTTACCAAGATAACCAGCACATGTTGACACTATTCCGTGGTGGACCAACAGTATGGATTGCTAAAGAAGATGCAGAAGCACACGATATTCACGATAATGATTGGTTAGAAGTTTATAACCGTAACGGGGTTGTAACAGCGAGAGCCGTTACTTCACACAGAATGCCTAAAGGGACAATGTTTATGTATCACGCACAAGATAAACACATTCAAACACCAGGATCTGAAATTACAGGATTACGTGGCGGTTCACATAACGCGCCAACTAGAATCCATTTAAAACCGACACAATTAGTCGGAGGGTATGCGCAAATCAGTTACAGCTTCAACTATTACGGTCCAATTGGAAACCAAAGAGATGTTTATGTAGCAGTGAGAAAGATGAAGGAGGTAGATTGGCTTGAAGATTAAAGCACAAGTAGCCATGGTATTGAACTTGGATAAGTGTATCGGATGCCATACATGCAGTGTGACATGTAAAAATACTTGGACAAACCGTCCAGGTGCAGAATATATTTGGTTCAATAATGTAGAAACAAAACCAGGTGTCGGTTATCCGAAACGTTGGGAAGACCAAGAACACTATAAAGGTGGATGGACATTAAATAAAAAAGGAAAATTAGATTTGAAAGCAGGCAGCAGATGGTCAAAAATTGCTTTCGGTAAGATTTTCTATAATCCAGATATGCCGGTCATCAAAGACTATTATGAACCATGGACTTATAACTATGAACATTTAACAACAGCTAAAGCCAGCAAACATTCTCCTGTCGCAACTGCACATTCAGTTATTTCTGGCGATAAAATTGATTTGCACTGGGGACCTAACTGGGAAGATGATTTAGCAGGCGGTCATGTTACAGGACCTGAAGATCCTAACATTCAACGTATTGAAGAAAAAATTCAATTTGATTTTGACCAAACATTTATGATGTATTTACCTCGTTTATGCGAACATTGCTTAAATCCTAGTTGTGTAGCATCTTGTCCTTCTGGTGCAATGTATAAACGTGATGAAGACGGTATCGTCTTAGTAGACCAAGATGCTTGTCGCGGGTGGCGTTATTGTATGACAGGTTGCCCTTATAAAAAAGTGTACTTCAACTGGAAAACAAATAAAGCTGAAAAATGTACATTCTGTTTCCCAAGAGTTGAAGCAGGGATGCCGACAGTTTGTTCTGAAACTTGTACAGGACGTATGCGTTATTTAGGTGTTTTATTATATGATGCTGATCGTGTACATGAAGTTGCTTCTTGTGAAAATGAACAGGATTTATACGAAAAACAATGTGAATTGTTCTTGAATCCTTATGATGAAGATGTGATTGAACAAGCGAAAAAAGATGGCATCACAATGGATTGGATTGAAGCAGCACAAAACTCTCCAGTCTACAAATTAGCAATTGAATACAAACTTGCATTCCCATTGCACCCTGAATATCGTACTTTGCCAATGGTTTGGTATTGCCCGCCATTAAGTCCGATTATGAACTACTTTGAAGGTAAAGATTCTATTAAAAATCCTGATGCAATCTTCCCTGCCATTGAAGAAATGCGTTTGCCGATTGAATACCTTGCCAGCTTATTGACTGCAGGTGATACAAAATCTGTGAAAGAAGCATTACAACGCATGGCGATGATGAGAAGTTATATGCGTGCACAAGTTACAGGTAAGGAATTTGATACAGACCGTTTAGCACGTCTTGGTTTAACTGAGCGTCAAACAAAAGATATGTATCGCTTATTAGCAATTGCTAAGTACGAAGATCGTTTCGTGATTCCGACTTCTCATAAAGAAGAATATATGGACACTT
It encodes:
- the narH gene encoding nitrate reductase subunit beta; protein product: MKIKAQVAMVLNLDKCIGCHTCSVTCKNTWTNRPGAEYIWFNNVETKPGVGYPKRWEDQEHYKGGWTLNKKGKLDLKAGSRWSKIAFGKIFYNPDMPVIKDYYEPWTYNYEHLTTAKASKHSPVATAHSVISGDKIDLHWGPNWEDDLAGGHVTGPEDPNIQRIEEKIQFDFDQTFMMYLPRLCEHCLNPSCVASCPSGAMYKRDEDGIVLVDQDACRGWRYCMTGCPYKKVYFNWKTNKAEKCTFCFPRVEAGMPTVCSETCTGRMRYLGVLLYDADRVHEVASCENEQDLYEKQCELFLNPYDEDVIEQAKKDGITMDWIEAAQNSPVYKLAIEYKLAFPLHPEYRTLPMVWYCPPLSPIMNYFEGKDSIKNPDAIFPAIEEMRLPIEYLASLLTAGDTKSVKEALQRMAMMRSYMRAQVTGKEFDTDRLARLGLTERQTKDMYRLLAIAKYEDRFVIPTSHKEEYMDTYAAQGSQGYTFGDQMNGTGSGSGCEGCGAPVAMKPGQTGQEAYNESFYGGIFRD